TCCCGAAGACATCTATATATTCGAGCCGTCCGATGCTGCACAACTGACAGGTACTGTAACCAGTTGTATATTCAAAGGTGTGCACTACGAAATGTTGGTGCAGACTCGCGAAGGTTATGAACTCATGGTGCAAGATTACCATAGTTTTGAAGCCGGACGCGAAGTAGGACTGCTGGTAAAACCGTTCGATATTCATGTGATGAGAAAGGAACGCACCTGTAACACTTTCAAAGGAAAACTGACAGATGAAACTCACGTAGAGTTTTTGGGGTGCAATTTTGAATGTTCTCCCACTCATGATATAGTTCCCGGTACACCCGTCCAGGTGGAAATAGATTTCCAGCACGTCGTTCTCGAAGATAATGAAGAAGACGGACATCTGACAGGAGAAGTAAAATTCATCCTCTACAAAGGGAATCATTATCATCTGACAGTGCTGACCGATTGGAACGAAAATATCTTTGTCGATACCAATGACGTCTGGGATGACAGCGACCATGTAGGCATTACAATCGCTCCAGAAAATATCAATATCCGATTATGCTAAATTTCTTCATGCTCCGGCGCAACTGGACAGTACCATACGCGCTGTTTTTGCTCATATTTGCCATAGTACCGTTGCTGCTCATCGTACTTTATGCCTTTACCGATGCTGAAGGAGCGTTGACATTTGCCAACTTTCGCAAGTTTATGATGCATCCCGAAGCACTGAACACATTTATCTATTCCATCGGAATCGCTGTAATAACAACACTTACTTGCCTCATTCTCGGCTACCCAGCAGCGTATATTCTCAGCCAAAAACAGTTCAATACTTCACAAACCATGGTAGTGCTGTTCATCCTGCCCATGTGGGTAAACATCCTGATACGTACTCTTGCCACGGTAGCGCTGTTCGACTTCCTGAACTTACCATTAGGGCAAGGTGCATTGGTTTTCGGCATGGTGTACAACTTTCTGCCGTTCATGATTTACCCCATTTATAACACACTTCAAAAGATGGACCACAACCTGATAGAAGCAGCCCAGGATCTGGGAGCACCACCCGCCAAAGTATTCGGCAAAGTAATTCTTCCCCTTTCCATGCCAGGCATCATGAGTGGCATTGTGATGGTATTCATGCCCACGGTCAGCACCTTTGCCATTGCCGAGTTACTGACAATGAACAACATCAAACTTTTCGGAACTACAGTGCAGGAGAACATTTACAACGGAATGTGGAACTACGGCGCCGCCCTCTCGCTCATCATGTTATTGCTGATAGGCGTAACCATCCTCTTCACCAGTGACGAAGACGGAGCATCGAATGAAAGCGGAGGAGTGATATGATGACACGTATTTTGGCAAAAGGTTATCTTTGGATGCTGTTGGCACTACTTTATTCGCCTATCCTGATTATCATGATCTTCTCGTTCACAGAAGCTAAAGTATTGGGTAACTGGACAGGATTCTCCACCAAGCTATACAGTTCGCTTTTTACGGGCGGCATGCACCACTCACTGGCAAGTGCGATAGGAAACACATTTGCCATCGCAATGATAGCAGCTACTGCCTCCACGGCACTTGGCTGTATTGCAGCCATCGGCATCTTCAACTTGCGCTCACGCACACGGCAAGTGATGAATTTCGCCAATGCCATCCCCATGATGAACGCAGACATTATCACCGGTGTTTCACTGTTCCTGCTATTCGTCAGCTTTGGCATTTCACAAGGCTTCACAACAGTGATACTGGCACACATCACATTCTGTACACCCTATGTAGTACTCAGTGTAACGCCCCGACTCAAGAAAATGAACCAGAATGTTTATGAAGCAGCACTGGATTTAGGGGCTACACCGTTTCAGGCATTACGGAAAGTGATTCTCCCGGAAATATTACCAGGCATGATAAGCGGTTTTATCCTCGCCTTCACGCTCTCCATCGATGACTTTGCCGTAACAATCTTCACCATTGGCAACGAAGGATTGGAAACGCTTTCCACCTATATCTATGCCGATGCACGCAAAGGAGGACTGACACCGGAACTTCGCCCATTGTCCACCATCATTTTTGTGACAGTGCTGGTATTATTGGTCGTAATCAACAAGCGAGCGGAAAAATCAAAGAAAGAGAAATAAAATTGTATGATGAAAAGATTGATAAACATACTGATTTCACTGTGCAGCATCGTACTTTTGACCTCTTGTGGAAACTTGGTCAGAGAACGTAGCCACATATTGAAAATATATAACTGGGCAGACTACATTGACGAAGAAGTGCTCGCCGAATTCCCCATCTGGTACAAACAGCAGACAGGTGAGGATATTCGCATCATCTACCAAGTATTTGACATCAACGAAATCATGCTGACCAAAATTGAGCGCGGACACGAAGATTTCGATGTCGTGTGCCCTTCGGAATACATCATCGAACGGATGCTTCGGAAAAACCTGCTTCTGCCTATCGACCGAAATTTCGGAAAAGCCCCAGACTACACCCCAAATGTATCTCCCTATATCCGGCAAGAGTTAAATAAAATAAGTTTACCAGAACGAACAACAACAGACTACGCCGTACCTTATATGTGGGGAACGGCCGGAATTCTATTCAACAAGAAGTTCATTACGACAGAAGAAGCCAGCAGTTGGCACAGTCTCTGGAATCCCAAGAACAAAGGAAAAATTCTGATGAAAGACAGCTACCGTGATGCTTATGGAACCGCCATCATCTACGCCCATGCCAAGCAATTGACAGACAGCGCCATCACCGTAGAACAGTTAATGAATGACAACTCTCCAGAAGCCATATACCTCGCCGAAAAATATCTCAAAATGATGAAACCAAATATTGCCGGTTGGGAAGCAGACTTCGGAAAGGAAATGATGACCAAAGGAAAAGCATGGATCAATTTCACATGGAGTGGTGATGCGGTATGGGCCATAGAAGAAGCCGATGCCGTAGGAGTGGAACTGGATTATGCCGTTCCCCGCGAAGGAAGCAACATTTGGTACGACGGATGGGTAATTCCACGGTATGCCCGCAATGTGAAGGCTGCAAGTTATTTCATCAACTACCTTTGTCAGCCCGAAGTAGCCCTGCGCAACATGGATGCTATCGGCTATGTCAGTGCCGTGGCAACCTCCGAAATCATGGAGGCGAAACGAGATACCACAATAAAAGGATTTTCAGACCTGAGTTATTTCTTTGGCAACATTGCCGGAGCAGACAGTCTGCAAATCAATCCAGTGCAATATCCCGACAGGAAAATAGTGGAACGCTGTGCAATGATACGTGACTTCGGAAACCGCACGGAACTGGTACTCGAAATGTGGAGCCGTGTGAAGGGCGACAATCTCAACAACGGCATCGTTCTGCTGATATTTGCAGTATTCGGCATTTTGTTCGTATGGCTGGTGTACGGAAAGATACGCAGACACAAGCAGAAGCAGCGTCATCATCTTCGCAGGAAAAGAGAAAAATAATACTTATCGCTTAACATATAATTTATAAATCAATATACAACAATGCTGACTCAAATTATAAACGGACGCATATTCACCCCTGAAGGCTGGTTGAATGAAGGTTCCGTCCTGATGCGTAACGGAAAGATTCTCGAAGTAACCAACTGTGATCTTGCATTGATAGGAGCACAAATGATTGATGCCAAAGGAATG
Above is a window of Bacteroides helcogenes P 36-108 DNA encoding:
- a CDS encoding ABC transporter permease, which encodes MLRRNWTVPYALFLLIFAIVPLLLIVLYAFTDAEGALTFANFRKFMMHPEALNTFIYSIGIAVITTLTCLILGYPAAYILSQKQFNTSQTMVVLFILPMWVNILIRTLATVALFDFLNLPLGQGALVFGMVYNFLPFMIYPIYNTLQKMDHNLIEAAQDLGAPPAKVFGKVILPLSMPGIMSGIVMVFMPTVSTFAIAELLTMNNIKLFGTTVQENIYNGMWNYGAALSLIMLLLIGVTILFTSDEDGASNESGGVI
- a CDS encoding ABC transporter permease — translated: MMTRILAKGYLWMLLALLYSPILIIMIFSFTEAKVLGNWTGFSTKLYSSLFTGGMHHSLASAIGNTFAIAMIAATASTALGCIAAIGIFNLRSRTRQVMNFANAIPMMNADIITGVSLFLLFVSFGISQGFTTVILAHITFCTPYVVLSVTPRLKKMNQNVYEAALDLGATPFQALRKVILPEILPGMISGFILAFTLSIDDFAVTIFTIGNEGLETLSTYIYADARKGGLTPELRPLSTIIFVTVLVLLVVINKRAEKSKKEK
- a CDS encoding ABC transporter substrate-binding protein, producing the protein MKRLINILISLCSIVLLTSCGNLVRERSHILKIYNWADYIDEEVLAEFPIWYKQQTGEDIRIIYQVFDINEIMLTKIERGHEDFDVVCPSEYIIERMLRKNLLLPIDRNFGKAPDYTPNVSPYIRQELNKISLPERTTTDYAVPYMWGTAGILFNKKFITTEEASSWHSLWNPKNKGKILMKDSYRDAYGTAIIYAHAKQLTDSAITVEQLMNDNSPEAIYLAEKYLKMMKPNIAGWEADFGKEMMTKGKAWINFTWSGDAVWAIEEADAVGVELDYAVPREGSNIWYDGWVIPRYARNVKAASYFINYLCQPEVALRNMDAIGYVSAVATSEIMEAKRDTTIKGFSDLSYFFGNIAGADSLQINPVQYPDRKIVERCAMIRDFGNRTELVLEMWSRVKGDNLNNGIVLLIFAVFGILFVWLVYGKIRRHKQKQRHHLRRKREK